In Apteryx mantelli isolate bAptMan1 chromosome 16, bAptMan1.hap1, whole genome shotgun sequence, a single genomic region encodes these proteins:
- the SREBF1 gene encoding sterol regulatory element-binding protein 1 isoform X1 — MSALAFDDAALDGLAPTLDGLAPSLGLGGASDIDTALLSDIDDMLQLINAPDGDFAGLFDSPFGAPDSAAPPGLPSAPGALGTYLGPGKPPAAGMFPGPPGLAPFAPPPPAPLLPAPSRPPAPGVKEEPAAVSSSQPQPGVLLAPSFVPASPSQFSPQPLVGYQHQHGFPAVQPGGAGPALHSPLPAPPPGQPVALPGPVQSAPPPQLLAPAATAPAAQPVSPQIQPVPVLLQPHFIKADSLVLTAVKADAGGAKTSIATSAGGQTAPLQVPALVSSGTILATVPLVVDADKLPINRLAPSGKPVLVQSKGEKRTAHNAIEKRYRSSINDKIVELKDLVVGTEAKLNKSAILRKAIEYIRFLQQSNQKLKQENLALKMAMQKNKSLKELVASCGGGAKAEAPMEVVKAEVMEMLTPPPSDVGSPSHSSPLSLSGSSSTSSSDSEPDSPLFEDTKVKQERPPPSPGTQGMLDRSRMALCAFVFLCLSFNPLASLLRGAGTPAPAESPGTAGPGRSIMAEPGPREEPWGWSQWLWPTLVFWLLNVAVVLGAVVRLFVYGEPVTRPHSEPSVLFWRHRRQADLDLARGDFAQASQHLWTALRALGRPLPASHGDLACSLLWSLLRHLLQRLWVGRWLAARAGGLRRDPPPRAHVRQSARDAALAYHRLHQLHLTGKHAGGHLLAVNLALSAVNLAECAGDAVSVATLAEIYVAAALRVKASLHRCFHFLARPFLCSARRVALSHSGAVPPAMQWLCHPLGHRFFVDGDWVVKGAPRESVYSSAGNPVDPLAQVTQLFREHLLEKALCSVAVPEPRRPAAHGEGQFSDALEYLQLLNGCSDASGAPGPVPSISAGLAAVTGTDPVSKWWAAVIGTVIHWLQGDEEGAERLYPLVETMPRALQSSEKPLPRAALHSFKAVRAMLSKQDGSQASLSQCEKASGYLRESLDFSSPAKATIDKAAQLLFCDLLLVTRTNLWQQQMSVSQQLSCVYQASALELRGFQQDLSSLRRLAQTFRPAMRRVFLHEATARLMARASPTRTHQLLDRSLRRRGVQGSKTAGEPESHPTPREHAEALLLACCYLPPSFLSAPGQRVGMLAEAARTLEKLGDKRTLHDCQQMIIKLGSGTTVTSG; from the exons ATGAGCGCCCTCGCCTTCGACGACGCGGCCCTGGACGGGCTGGCGCCGACCCTGGACGGGCTGGCGCCGTCCCTCGGGCTCGGCGGGGCCAGCGACATCGACACGGCGCTGCTCAGCGACATCGACG ACATGCTCCAGCTGATCAACGCGCCCGACGGTGACTTCGCGGGGCTGTTCGACTCGCCGTTCGGCGCCCCCgacagcgccgcgccgcccggcctcccGTCCGCCCCCGGCGCCCTTGGCACCTACCTGGGGCCCGGcaagccgcccgccgccggcatgTTCCCAGGACCGCCGGGGCTGGCCCCCttcgccccgccgcccccagccccgctgctgccggcgcccagccgcccgccggccccgggcgtcAAGGAGGAGCCCGCCGCCGTGTCCAgcagccagccccagcccggcgTCCTGCTGGCACCCAGCTtcgtccccgcgtcccccagcCAGTTCAGCCCCCAGCCCTTGGTGGGCTACCAGCACCAGCACGGCTTCCCCG CCGTGcagcccgggggggccgggccagCGCTGCAcagccccctgcccgccccgccgcccggccagCCCgtcgccctgcccggccccgtgcAGAGCGCGCCGCCCCCGCAGCTGCtggcccccgccgccaccgcccccgcCGCCCAGCCCGTCTCGCCCCAGATCCAGCCAGTGCCG GTCCTGCTGCAGCCCCACTTCATCAAGGCTGATTCCCTGGTGCTGACGGCTGTCAAGGCGGACGCCGGCGGCGCCAAGACCTCCATCGCCACCAGCGCCGGCGGGCAGACGGCCCCGCTGCAGGTGCCG GCGCTGGTGAGCAGCGGGACCATCCTGGCCACGGTGCCGCTGGTGGTGGACGCCGACAAGCTGCCCATCAACCGGCTGGCGCCCAGCGGGAAGCCAGTGCTGGTGCAGAGCAAGGGGGAGAAGCGCACGGCGCACAACGCCATCGAGAAGCGCTACCGCTCCTCCATCAACGACAAGATCGTGGAGCTCAAGGACCTGGTGGTGGGCACGGAGGCCAAG CTGAACAAGTCGGCGATCCTGAGGAAGGCCATCGAGTACATCCGCTTCCTGCAGCAGAGCAACCagaagctgaagcaggagaaccTCGCCCTCAAGATGGCCATGCAGAAGAACA AGTCCCTCAAGGAGCTGGTGGCCTCCTGCGGCGGCGGGGCCAAGGCGGAGGCGCCCATGGAGGTGGTGAAGGCGGAGGTGATGGAGATGCTGACGCCGCCGCCCTCGGACGTGGGCTCGCCGTCCCACAGCAGCCCCCTCTCgctcagcggcagcagcagcaccagcagcagcgacTCGGAGCCCGACAGCCCCCTCTTCGAGGACACCAAG GTCAAGCAGGAGCGCCCGCCACCCTCGCCCGGCACCCAGGGCATGCTGGACCGCTCCCGCATGGCCCTCTGCGCCTTCGtcttcctctgcctctccttcaacCCGCTGGCCTCCCTGCTCCGGGGCGCCGGCACCCCGGCCCCCGCGGAGAGCCCTGGCACCGCCGGCCCCGGCAGGAGCATCATGGCTGAGCCGGGCCCCAGGG AGGAGCCCTGGGGGTGGTCGCAGTGGCTCTGGCCCACCCTTGTCTTCTGGCTGCTGAACGTGGCGGtggtgctgggcgccgtggtccGGCTCTTCGTCTACGGCGAGCCCGTCACCCGCCCCCACTCGGAGCCCTCCGTGCTCTTCTGGAGGCACCGCCGCCAGGCTGACCTCGACCTTGCCCGG GGGGACTTTGCGCAGGCGTCGCAGCACCTGTGGACGGCGCTGCGGGCGCTGGGGCGGCCGCTGCCGGCCTCGCACGGCGACCTGGCCTgcagcctgctctggagcctgctGCGGCACCTGCTGCAGCGCCTCTGGGTGGGCCGCTGGCtggccgcccgcgccggggggctgcgccgcgacccgccgccccgcgcccacgTCCGCCAGAGCGCCCGCGACGCCGCCCTGGCCTACCACCGCCTCCACCAGCTGCACCTCACCG GCAAGCACGCCGGCGGGCACCTGCTGGCCGTCAACCTGGCGCTGAGCGCCGTCAACCTGGCCGAGTGCGCCGGCGACGCCGTCTCGGTGGCCACGCTGGCCGAGATCTACGTGGCGGCCGCCCTCCGCGTCAAGGCCAGCCTCCACCGCTGCTTCCACTTCCTGGCG CGCCCCTTCCTCTGCAGCGCCCGGCGCGTGGCCCTCTCGCACAGCGGCGCCGTGCCGCCCGCCATGCAGTGGCTCTGCCACCCCTTGGGCCACCGCTTCTTCGTGGACGGCGACTGGGTGGTCAAGGGAGCCCCCCGGGAGAGCGTCTACAGCTCCGCCGGCAACCCAG TGGACCCCCTGGCGCAGGTGACCCAGCTCTTCCGCGAGCACCTCCTGGAGAAGGCGCTGTGCAGCGTGGCCGTGCCCGAGCCCCGCCGGCCCGCGGCCCACGGAGAGGG GCAGTTCTCCGACGCCCTGGAGTACCTGCAGCTGCTCAACGGCTGCTCCGACGCcagcggcgcccccggccccgtgcCCTCCATCAGCGCCGGCCTGGCGGCCGTCACAG GCACCGACCCCGTGTCCAAGTGGTGGGCGGCCGTCATTGGCACAGTTATTCACTGGCTGCAGGGAGACGAAGAGGGGGCCGAGCGCCTCTACCCGCTGGTGGAGACCATGCCCCGCGCGCTGCAGAGCTCTGA gaAGCCCCTGCCCCGTGCAGCCCTGCACTCCTTCAAGGCCGTCCGGGCCATGCTGAGCAAGCAGGACGGCAGCCAGGCCAGCCTGAGCCAGTGCGAGAAAGCCAGCGGCTACCTGCGGGAGAGCCTGGACTTCAGCAGCCCTGCCAAGGCCACCATCGACAAG GCGGCCCAGCTCCTCTTCTGCGACCTGCTCCTCGTCACCCGCACCAACCTGTGGCAGCAGCAGATGAGCGTCAGCCAGCAGCTCAGCTGCGTCTACCAGGCGTCCGCCCTCGAGCTCCGGGGCTTCCAGCAAGACCTCAGCAGCCTGCGGCGCCTGGCGCAGACCTTCCGGCCCGCCATGCGCAGG GTGTTCCTGCACGAAGCCACCGCCAGACTCATGGCCCGGGCCAGCCCCACGCGGACCCACCAGCTGCTGGATCGCAGCCTGCGGAGGAGAGGGGTGCAGGGCAGCAAAACGG CCGGCGAGCCCGAGAGCCACCCGACGCCGCGGGAGCACGCCgaggccctgctgctggcctgctgCTACCTCCCTCCGAGCTTCCTGTCGGCGCCGGGCCAGCGCGTGGGCATGCTGGCCGAGGCCGCCCGCACCCTGGAGAAGCTGGGCGACAAACGGACACTGCACGATTGCCAGCAGATGATTATCAAGCTGGGCAGCGGCACCACGGTCACGTCCGGCTAG
- the SREBF1 gene encoding sterol regulatory element-binding protein 1 isoform X2, producing the protein MSALAFDDAALDGLAPTLDGLAPSLGLGGASDIDTALLSDIDDMLQLINAPDGDFAGLFDSPFGAPDSAAPPGLPSAPGALGTYLGPGKPPAAGMFPGPPGLAPFAPPPPAPLLPAPSRPPAPGVKEEPAAVSSSQPQPGVLLAPSFVPASPSQFSPQPLVGYQHQHGFPAVQPGGAGPALHSPLPAPPPGQPVALPGPVQSAPPPQLLAPAATAPAAQPVSPQIQPVPVLLQPHFIKADSLVLTAVKADAGGAKTSIATSAGGQTAPLQVPALVSSGTILATVPLVVDADKLPINRLAPSGKPVLVQSKGEKRTAHNAIEKRYRSSINDKIVELKDLVVGTEAKLNKSAILRKAIEYIRFLQQSNQKLKQENLALKMAMQKNKSLKELVASCGGGAKAEAPMEVVKAEVMEMLTPPPSDVGSPSHSSPLSLSGSSSTSSSDSEPDSPLFEDTKVKQERPPPSPGTQGMLDRSRMALCAFVFLCLSFNPLASLLRGAGTPAPAESPGTAGPGRSIMAEPGPREEPWGWSQWLWPTLVFWLLNVAVVLGAVVRLFVYGEPVTRPHSEPSVLFWRHRRQADLDLARASQHLWTALRALGRPLPASHGDLACSLLWSLLRHLLQRLWVGRWLAARAGGLRRDPPPRAHVRQSARDAALAYHRLHQLHLTGKHAGGHLLAVNLALSAVNLAECAGDAVSVATLAEIYVAAALRVKASLHRCFHFLARPFLCSARRVALSHSGAVPPAMQWLCHPLGHRFFVDGDWVVKGAPRESVYSSAGNPVDPLAQVTQLFREHLLEKALCSVAVPEPRRPAAHGEGQFSDALEYLQLLNGCSDASGAPGPVPSISAGLAAVTGTDPVSKWWAAVIGTVIHWLQGDEEGAERLYPLVETMPRALQSSEKPLPRAALHSFKAVRAMLSKQDGSQASLSQCEKASGYLRESLDFSSPAKATIDKAAQLLFCDLLLVTRTNLWQQQMSVSQQLSCVYQASALELRGFQQDLSSLRRLAQTFRPAMRRVFLHEATARLMARASPTRTHQLLDRSLRRRGVQGSKTAGEPESHPTPREHAEALLLACCYLPPSFLSAPGQRVGMLAEAARTLEKLGDKRTLHDCQQMIIKLGSGTTVTSG; encoded by the exons ATGAGCGCCCTCGCCTTCGACGACGCGGCCCTGGACGGGCTGGCGCCGACCCTGGACGGGCTGGCGCCGTCCCTCGGGCTCGGCGGGGCCAGCGACATCGACACGGCGCTGCTCAGCGACATCGACG ACATGCTCCAGCTGATCAACGCGCCCGACGGTGACTTCGCGGGGCTGTTCGACTCGCCGTTCGGCGCCCCCgacagcgccgcgccgcccggcctcccGTCCGCCCCCGGCGCCCTTGGCACCTACCTGGGGCCCGGcaagccgcccgccgccggcatgTTCCCAGGACCGCCGGGGCTGGCCCCCttcgccccgccgcccccagccccgctgctgccggcgcccagccgcccgccggccccgggcgtcAAGGAGGAGCCCGCCGCCGTGTCCAgcagccagccccagcccggcgTCCTGCTGGCACCCAGCTtcgtccccgcgtcccccagcCAGTTCAGCCCCCAGCCCTTGGTGGGCTACCAGCACCAGCACGGCTTCCCCG CCGTGcagcccgggggggccgggccagCGCTGCAcagccccctgcccgccccgccgcccggccagCCCgtcgccctgcccggccccgtgcAGAGCGCGCCGCCCCCGCAGCTGCtggcccccgccgccaccgcccccgcCGCCCAGCCCGTCTCGCCCCAGATCCAGCCAGTGCCG GTCCTGCTGCAGCCCCACTTCATCAAGGCTGATTCCCTGGTGCTGACGGCTGTCAAGGCGGACGCCGGCGGCGCCAAGACCTCCATCGCCACCAGCGCCGGCGGGCAGACGGCCCCGCTGCAGGTGCCG GCGCTGGTGAGCAGCGGGACCATCCTGGCCACGGTGCCGCTGGTGGTGGACGCCGACAAGCTGCCCATCAACCGGCTGGCGCCCAGCGGGAAGCCAGTGCTGGTGCAGAGCAAGGGGGAGAAGCGCACGGCGCACAACGCCATCGAGAAGCGCTACCGCTCCTCCATCAACGACAAGATCGTGGAGCTCAAGGACCTGGTGGTGGGCACGGAGGCCAAG CTGAACAAGTCGGCGATCCTGAGGAAGGCCATCGAGTACATCCGCTTCCTGCAGCAGAGCAACCagaagctgaagcaggagaaccTCGCCCTCAAGATGGCCATGCAGAAGAACA AGTCCCTCAAGGAGCTGGTGGCCTCCTGCGGCGGCGGGGCCAAGGCGGAGGCGCCCATGGAGGTGGTGAAGGCGGAGGTGATGGAGATGCTGACGCCGCCGCCCTCGGACGTGGGCTCGCCGTCCCACAGCAGCCCCCTCTCgctcagcggcagcagcagcaccagcagcagcgacTCGGAGCCCGACAGCCCCCTCTTCGAGGACACCAAG GTCAAGCAGGAGCGCCCGCCACCCTCGCCCGGCACCCAGGGCATGCTGGACCGCTCCCGCATGGCCCTCTGCGCCTTCGtcttcctctgcctctccttcaacCCGCTGGCCTCCCTGCTCCGGGGCGCCGGCACCCCGGCCCCCGCGGAGAGCCCTGGCACCGCCGGCCCCGGCAGGAGCATCATGGCTGAGCCGGGCCCCAGGG AGGAGCCCTGGGGGTGGTCGCAGTGGCTCTGGCCCACCCTTGTCTTCTGGCTGCTGAACGTGGCGGtggtgctgggcgccgtggtccGGCTCTTCGTCTACGGCGAGCCCGTCACCCGCCCCCACTCGGAGCCCTCCGTGCTCTTCTGGAGGCACCGCCGCCAGGCTGACCTCGACCTTGCCCGG GCGTCGCAGCACCTGTGGACGGCGCTGCGGGCGCTGGGGCGGCCGCTGCCGGCCTCGCACGGCGACCTGGCCTgcagcctgctctggagcctgctGCGGCACCTGCTGCAGCGCCTCTGGGTGGGCCGCTGGCtggccgcccgcgccggggggctgcgccgcgacccgccgccccgcgcccacgTCCGCCAGAGCGCCCGCGACGCCGCCCTGGCCTACCACCGCCTCCACCAGCTGCACCTCACCG GCAAGCACGCCGGCGGGCACCTGCTGGCCGTCAACCTGGCGCTGAGCGCCGTCAACCTGGCCGAGTGCGCCGGCGACGCCGTCTCGGTGGCCACGCTGGCCGAGATCTACGTGGCGGCCGCCCTCCGCGTCAAGGCCAGCCTCCACCGCTGCTTCCACTTCCTGGCG CGCCCCTTCCTCTGCAGCGCCCGGCGCGTGGCCCTCTCGCACAGCGGCGCCGTGCCGCCCGCCATGCAGTGGCTCTGCCACCCCTTGGGCCACCGCTTCTTCGTGGACGGCGACTGGGTGGTCAAGGGAGCCCCCCGGGAGAGCGTCTACAGCTCCGCCGGCAACCCAG TGGACCCCCTGGCGCAGGTGACCCAGCTCTTCCGCGAGCACCTCCTGGAGAAGGCGCTGTGCAGCGTGGCCGTGCCCGAGCCCCGCCGGCCCGCGGCCCACGGAGAGGG GCAGTTCTCCGACGCCCTGGAGTACCTGCAGCTGCTCAACGGCTGCTCCGACGCcagcggcgcccccggccccgtgcCCTCCATCAGCGCCGGCCTGGCGGCCGTCACAG GCACCGACCCCGTGTCCAAGTGGTGGGCGGCCGTCATTGGCACAGTTATTCACTGGCTGCAGGGAGACGAAGAGGGGGCCGAGCGCCTCTACCCGCTGGTGGAGACCATGCCCCGCGCGCTGCAGAGCTCTGA gaAGCCCCTGCCCCGTGCAGCCCTGCACTCCTTCAAGGCCGTCCGGGCCATGCTGAGCAAGCAGGACGGCAGCCAGGCCAGCCTGAGCCAGTGCGAGAAAGCCAGCGGCTACCTGCGGGAGAGCCTGGACTTCAGCAGCCCTGCCAAGGCCACCATCGACAAG GCGGCCCAGCTCCTCTTCTGCGACCTGCTCCTCGTCACCCGCACCAACCTGTGGCAGCAGCAGATGAGCGTCAGCCAGCAGCTCAGCTGCGTCTACCAGGCGTCCGCCCTCGAGCTCCGGGGCTTCCAGCAAGACCTCAGCAGCCTGCGGCGCCTGGCGCAGACCTTCCGGCCCGCCATGCGCAGG GTGTTCCTGCACGAAGCCACCGCCAGACTCATGGCCCGGGCCAGCCCCACGCGGACCCACCAGCTGCTGGATCGCAGCCTGCGGAGGAGAGGGGTGCAGGGCAGCAAAACGG CCGGCGAGCCCGAGAGCCACCCGACGCCGCGGGAGCACGCCgaggccctgctgctggcctgctgCTACCTCCCTCCGAGCTTCCTGTCGGCGCCGGGCCAGCGCGTGGGCATGCTGGCCGAGGCCGCCCGCACCCTGGAGAAGCTGGGCGACAAACGGACACTGCACGATTGCCAGCAGATGATTATCAAGCTGGGCAGCGGCACCACGGTCACGTCCGGCTAG